The Mycobacterium avium subsp. avium genomic sequence GGCCTTATTTCGCTAAGCGCAAGGTGAGCGGGGATGCCGGGCAGGGTCCGCGCGGCGGCGCGCCGGCCGAGGTTGACTTGCTCGGCATGCTGCGCGGTGGCCGATGATCACGGAAACCCTGACGATTTACCGTGGCGCAACCGACAAATACGGCGAGCCCAACAAACAGCCACATGGCGCGATCACGGGTGTACTCGCGTGGGGCACGTCAGGTAAAAGCTCTGCCAAGTTCAACCTAAGCAACGACAAGTCCGGCGAGTCCGCAGGCGTAACCGCGCAACTCTACGTTAAGCGGGGCGCCGACCTTAAGCCCCGTGACCGCATTCAGCGGACTAACGGCGAGCAATACGCGATTGTCGGACATTCTCTATGGGACCAGGCGTCCCCCATGACCGGACGCGATTTCGGCTGGATGACTTTCCAGATCGAATCAACGAACAGCTAATACAGCGCCCGGAGCGCACTTGCTCTAACCCGTCCCGGCGGCGGGTATAACTGAATAAACAACTTAATAAGGAAAACAGAAAAATGGCAATTCAAGTAACCAGCGGCAACGCTGCGCTACTACAGTCGCAAGTGGCCGACCTATTGGTACAGCCGCTTGCCCAGCAGAGCACTTTCCTAGCGGCCGGCCCCCGCATCTTTGACACCCCCAATCCGCTTCGCATTCCGCGAATTGCGTCGGGCGTGTCTGCTGGCTTTGTGGGCGAGGGTGCCCAAATCTCGGACCGCAGCGTGAGCTTTGACGAGATTGACCTACTGCCGTCCACGCTGAAGTCACTGAAGTTGCTGGTCCGATTTAGCAATGAGATGGTGCGTCAGTCGGTCGTTCCGCTGAACGCGACCCTGCAAAGCACGCTGGTGACGAATGTTGCGCAGGCGCTCGACGCCGCGCTGTACGACGGCACCGGAACAAGCAACACCGTTAAGGGCATCTTTCAGCAGACGGGTATCGCTACCGGAACGCTCGAGCTGACCGACGCCGACAGCCTTATTGACGGGCTGGCGACCGCTCAGGGCAATAAGGTCAACCCGACACATTGGGTGATGACTTCCGCAAGCTTCTCGGCGCTGCGCAAGCTCAAGGTCGGCACCGACGACAAGCGATACATTTTCGACCCGTCAACGATCCAGAACGGCACCGCTTTCCGGCTGCTCGGCCTGCCGGTGATCATCACCGACAACATTCCGGCCGTGTCGACCAAGGCCCGCGTGGCGCTGGTCGACTTCTCGCTCGTTGCCGTGGCGCGAGACGTTGACGCCGAGGTCAAGATTCTTGATCAGACCTGGGGCGACTACGACAGCGTTGGCATCCGGGTCGTGACCCGCTACGACGTGGGGCTACTGCACCCGCAGGCGGTCACGGTTCTGACCGAAGTCGGCAGCTAATGGGGGCGCCGACAGTAAACGACTTGTCGGCGCTGCTGGGACGCGATGACGTGAACGCTGAGCAGGCTACGGCCGTGCTCGGCATCGTCACCGCTATGGCTTCCGCGTACACCCGCGCGGTGGGATTCATGGCCGGCGTGCCGAACGATGACATTCGAGCCGTAATCCTCACCGCGTCAGCGCGGTTACTGGCGGAGCCGTCCCAGATCGTCGCGGCCGACGAAATGGGTCCGTTCAGCGTGCAATACCGGGCCGGGTTTGACGGCTGGTCGGTGGCCGAGCTGGCGGCGCTTAACAGGTACCGCGTACGCGCCTGCTGACAGTTTTCGGACCGCCGGAAACTTACGGGATCGCGTAAAATTGCTGGTCAGCATACATTTTAGGTCTTGTCGCATAGCAAGGAACTGTGCGGCAAAAGCGGCAAGGGCATCCGTGGCGCAAAACCCGCAAAGGGGGAAGTCGCCTCCGCAACACGCGGGTGCACCTGCCGGACGCTCACAAAACGGGTCAACCGGGTTTGTGAGTCATTTATCCGGGGCGGGTCGCGTGGCGGATTTAGTTGTTAGCCGTCGATGCTTCAAGTGCGGCCTTGGCGCCGGGTGGTGGACGAAGACACCGCCCGGCGCACTGCCTAAAAAATCTTCGCGGCGCCCCCAACGGTCGCTGGCTATCGCCTTGGCGGAGCCGACAAAGTGATCCTGACCAGCAACTTTCTGCGATCCCGGAAAATTACCGCAGGTCCAGGATCATCACGCGGCCATCGCAATACGCGACCTGAAGACCATGCCGCCCGTCAAACCATCGGTACTGGCTTACGCCGTTAGGCGACTGGCGCCAGTCGGTGCAGTCGGGCGCGGGCGCGGGGATGGCGTCTAGGTCGATCACGAGTCGTCTCCTGTCGTCGGCCCCCTTGGCGCACGACAGTACGGACATCGGGTCCGGGCGGTCAACCATCGACGCGCCTAAAAATGTTGCGGTACAACGTAATACGTTGCGAATCGAATCGCATTGCGTTGCGTGTACCGAATCGCTTGGCGGCCCCAGCGTCGAGAACAGAAAGCGCCCGTGGCCAAGTAGGCCACGGGCGCCCCTGTCGCGAACGCGTTAAAAGTTCACGGCTTCTTGTGCTTGGTCACGTCCGGCTTGCCGTAGCTTTCGCCAGGTTTCTGGGTCGGCGGTAACGGCCTTCCCTCGACAGACGTGACCTCCCGACCAGTCTTGCCGCCACGCGGCCCGATGACCGGATACTGACCCGATTTGGGAGTGCGATCTCCTGGTTTCAGGTTCTGGTTCTTAGCCATCTTGGCTAATCTCCTTTTCTCAGACGCTCTCCCGTGCAGCTTGGGAGTCTCCGCTAGGGGAGAGCGCGCGTCGTGGGTTGACGGAGCGGCCAAGTGGATTACAGTAGGCGTTTCCTACGCGCACTACCGCACTCCGCATCGGCGCTCAACACCGCGCCGATGCGGGGTGTTCTGCACGTCCAGTATGGGTGCTAGTGCCGACAAGATGCCGAACCCAAAGTTTGCGCGTGTCCTACAACTGAGCAGCACCCCGAATGTGTGCACCACAACATATTGTGGTAGTGGTGAAGGTCCGCTGAGGGCAGCTTAAAGCTTTCGGGGCGACCTGGATCGGAAACGAGCGGGTGCCGTGCTGACGGCGGTCAGCACATTTCCCTGCTCAGCCACGTTTTCCCATGTCGAGCCATGGCGGAGCGTTCACCGTTTTCGCAGTTCAGTCGCTTTATACGCGGGTTCGATTCCCGGCAGCTCCACCACTTGAACACTGCGCCCGCCGACGCGTGCATCAAGGGCACCGTCCGAGGTGGTTCCCCGGCCGTCGGTTTCCAGGCCGCTGGGGCTGCTGAAACTTACGCGAGATACGGACCGCGCCTTGGACGATAGATCTGCGCAACTTCAAACTGAGATCGACCAGCTATCAGAAAAGCTAGGGGTCCGCCCTATGCTCGTCGGCTTGCGAACCAACGACGGCCTGAACGTTTATGTCGCCGATGACGGTTCTTATCACTTCACCTTCTACGAACGCGGACAACTTGGCTTCGACCGCGTGGGCAATCTCGACGACCTGCTGTACTGGTACACCCAGAGCGTGGTCACGGGCCAAGCGGCCAAATCGGTGGGCGATCGCGCGGAACGCTTCAAATACGAGTACCAGGTGCTAAGCGCCTTGAATAGCGAATGGGCAAAAAGAAATGTCCGGGAGACGGCGGAGTTATTTCGCAGATATGGTCAGCCAGAAGATATTTCCTTGCTCCCCGACATTGGTGAACCGCTCTGACACTCGCTACCAGCAAGTTGGGTACGTGCGACCGATGGACGAAAATGAGAGAAGAGTTCTTGAATGGGGTCCGTGCCGTTGTGGAACCTCTGTTGATCCAGCTTGGATTCCAGCCAGACGAGTACGGCGACGTGGATGTGCATGGACGGAAAGATCGCGCCATTGGATGCTGCGAATGTGATCGGTTTGTACGATCGTTCCGGGAAGTGGCAATATCTTCCCCGTTTTGCCATCAGGCAAGGTGTTTCGCTTGACGAAATCATGAGCGACAGCCGAACGGTCGATTTTCCGGCAACGCATCAGTGGCTTGAGTCCGTCCGAGATCGCATCCAAAAATACTTTCCCGTCGCGCACCAAGGCGTCTTAGGAATGGGTGGACCAAATATCTGAGCTCCTCGAATCACGTTGCCGGCCTGGCTGATTCGCCATGACGGATCCGCCGGCAGGTGCTTCGCGACAGCGCGTCTCATCCGGAAGCGGCTGCGCACCGCACACGGTGTCCTCACGCACCACTTCCAGCCGCGGGTCGCCCGGCAAGTCGATGTCGATATGCTCGGCCTGCCGATCGCCGCGGAGGAGTTCATGCGCAGGAGCGGGTCATGACGGATCCCCTGTGGACCGCCTATGCCGAGAAGGTGGACAAGGTCGACGGCTGGTTCTTCGAGGCCGACGTCGAGCTCTTCAGTCATCTGCTCGCTCGCCAGACGGCCGAGGGGATCAGCGGCGACATGCTGGAAATCGGCACCTACCAAGGCAAGTCGGCCATCCTGATGGGCTACGGTCTCCGCGACGACGAAGAACTGGTGATCTGCGATTTGTTCGAAGCGGTGGTGGACCACACCCACGGGTCGCCGAGCTCACGCGACCAATACTCGGGCTTGGACCAACAGCAGTTCCTGGCCAACTGGGACCGCTTCCACACTCGCCGGCCGATCATCGAGGTCTGCGAATCATCGCAGCTCGACCTGGGAGAGCGCGCCCTGCGCCTGGCCCACATCGACGGCTGCCACGCCTACCCGTGCGTCGCCCATGACATCGAGCTGGCCGTGAGACACACGGCCGACCGGGGAGTGGTCGTGCTGGACGATTACCGGGGCGTCGAAACCCCCGGCGTCGCCGCGGCCGTCTGGCAGGCTGTCGGCAACGGTGTCTTGTTCCCGTTCGCGGCGACGTACATGAAGCTCTACGCCTGCGCGTCGCCCGCCGACCAGCATTACTGGTTGGAACAGGTCCGTGGTCGCGGTGACATCTGCGCCTTCCCCGACTTCGAGTTCCCCTCCTATCGGAGCATCTCCGAGGCGCAGCTTCGCCCCCTCGATCGCTGAGCGGTCAGCCGCAAGAACCTTGGCGCGCTGCGTCTTCCAAGACATCGGCCGCTGCCGACGCGCTTTCGGCGGGTGTTCTCATCCGCGCGGCCACCGCACGGGTACGGGCGACGTAACGGGGATCGAGGACCGACCGCAGATCCGCCACCAGCGAATCCGGGGTCGTCTCCGAGAAATACCGTCCGATGCCGACTTCCAGCTGGTTGATCACCGCGGCCCACAACGGTTGGTCGACCGAGACGGCGAGCACCAGGCTGGGCACTCCCGCCCGGATCCCCGCGAACGTGGTGCCGGGACCGCCGTGGTGGACGACCGCGCGGCACGCGGGAAACACGGTCGAGTGGTTCACCGCGCTCACCGCCTTGACGTGGTCGCCGGTCGGGATCTGGGTGAGATCGCTGACGCCGCTGCAAATCAGCGCCCGCTGGCCCAGCTCGGCGCACGCCGCGCTGATCATTGCGATCACATCACCCGGCGATGCGACCCGCGCGCTGCTGCCGAAGCCGAAGTAGATCGGCGGCGTCCCCGCAGCGATCCAGGACAGCACCTCGTCGTCGGCCTCGGTCGGCAACGCCAGCGTCAGCGCACCGACGAAAGGGCGTCGGACCTCGCATTGCGCCCATTCGGCCGCCAGCCCGGGAAAGAAGAATTCGTCATAGGCCTGCAGCTCCATCGGGCGTCGCGCCGCCGGTGCGGTCGGCCCCGACAGGCCCAGCGCCCGGCGCTGGGCGGATTCGGCTTCCTGGGTCAACTGCGCGGCCCCACCGCTGGGGTAATAGTGCAGTGTGGCCGCCGGAATGTCGTAGTACTCAGCGACATTGGCGGCCAGGCCGTGCTCGCTGGTGTCGGTCAACAGCAAGTCGGCCCCGTCGGCCAGCGACGTCAGCGCGGTGCCCAATGAGGGCCAGAGCCGCTTGAGATCCTCCGAAATCACCCACGCCAGAAACATCGGGTTCGGCGCAGTGCCGTATTTGCGGACGATGTCCTCGTTCTGCTTGACCTGGTCCGGGCCGTGGGGAACCGCGGAAAGCCCCGCCGACTCGACGAAGCGAATGTAGTTGGGCGGCACCGCCATCCGTACCTCGTGACCCCGGCGCTGGAGCTCCCGGCCGATCGTGGCGAACGGCTCGACATCCCCGCGGGTTCCCATGGTCGCGAGTGCAAATCTCATTGCCGGGGCGTCACGCGTTCTCGTCGATCCAGGTGGTGGTGAAGCGCAGCATCTCGGGAATGCCCTTGGCCAGATCGGCTCCGATGGTCTTCTCGAGTTTGTGGCCCACCAAAGGGATTTTGACCTCGACGCGCACGGCGGAACGCAATCGCGAGCCCCCGTCTTCGGCCGGCTCCAGCCAGCTTTCCGCGCGACCCGACCCCAATCCGCCCGACGCCGAGACGTCGACCTGGCCGCGCACCTGGCCGTCACCGTCCCGTCGCCACGTCTCGGTCTGCACGATCTTGACGTCACCGCGAACGAATTTGGCCACCGCGCCCGGCAACAACTGACGACCGAGGTGCTGGGTGACGCGCACCGTCACCGTGCCGTCGCCGTCGACCACCAGCGAGTCCAACGTGGTAGTGGCGGCGGCGGGAGCGATCCGTGCCAGCCAATAGTCCTCGCGACCGAACGCCGCGTGGATCTGCTCGACGCTGGCGGGCGACTCGGTCGAGACGTCAATGGAGCGCGACATATCGAACCCAGGCTACCGAGGCTGCTTCAGGGCCGCTCGAAATGCTGGTAGTCGACGGGCGCCGTCCACTGTCCACCCCAGCGCCACCCGCTGTCGGTGAAGGCGCGCACGGCCGGGTCGCCGTCGTGCAGCAGGCCCGGGTCGGTGCGGTCGCGGTCCAGAAAGTCCTCGGCGTTCTGCGGTTGGAAGGCGCCGGTGGGGTACAGGCACGGGTTGAGACGCGGGTTGAGGTCGATCGCCCGGCCGTAGGCATGCTGCGACCAGCGGTCGCTGCCCGGAATGCCCCGGCAATTGAACGCCGAGGTGTTGTCGTCCTCCATGGACAGCTCGTCGTCGGCGTCGCGGTAGTGATCGACCGTGCGGATCTTCTCGATGGGAAAGCCCAGCCGGTACAGCCGAGCGAAGATCGTGACGACCTGCGGCGCCAGGTCTTGGTGCACGATCAGCTCGCCCCGGTGGGTTTGGCCGTCGAAACCGATGTGGTCGACGTCGACCCGTCGCAGTTGCCCGGGTTCCACCGGGCAGCCCGGGTGCCAGCTCGCGCCCAGTTCGGCGGCGGTCACCGGCCGGACCGTCGGGTCGGCGGCGGCCGACGAAGCGGTGCACTGCGCCAGCATGACCGCGCCCGCCAGCACCGCCGCCCAGCGTCCGCCGGGCAGCAGCGACGGTGCGCCCGCGCGCTTGTTTCCGCCCTGTGCTGCCGCGCCCACCGCGACCTACGCTTGCCTCATGCCCGGTCACCCATCGGTGCGAAATGTCCTGGTCCTGGCAACCATCTTGCTCACTCTGGTGGCGGCTTCCTCGACCGGCCGTGTGGTGCATACCTCGCCGAGCGAGGCCCCGCCGGCGTCGATGACGCCACATGCGTCGCTGGTTCCCGAATCGACTTCTCCCGCAGAAGATTTCACAACCATCTCCAAGCTGGTGAACGACGCGATCGCCGCGCGCGGGCTGCCGGGCGCCGTGGTGATGGTCGGCCACGGCGGCAAGGTGGTCTTCCACCAGGCGTACGGGTCGCGCAAGCTCGCCGGCGAACCCGGGCTGGACGGGGCGCCCGCACCCGCGGAGCCGATGACCGAGGACACGATCTTCGACCTGGCGTCGCTGACCAAGTGCCTGGCCACCGCGGTGGCGGTGATGCAGCTTTACGAACAGGGCAAGGTCGCGTTCGACGATCCCGTGCAGAAGTATCTGCCCGACTTCAACACCACGAACGATCCCCAGCGCGCGAAGGTCACGATTCGCATGCTGCTGACGAACACCTCGGGAGAGGGCATCGACGTCAGCCTGCGGGATCCGTGGGGGCTGGCTGGACCCGACAAGGCAGAGGGCATCCATCGCGCGCTCACCACGCCGCTACAGTCGGCACCCGCCGGGGAGTTCCGCTACTCCGACATCAATTACCTGCTGCTCGGCGCGCTGCTCGAGAAGATCACCGGCGAGGACGAGGACGACTACGTGCAGCACCACGTGTTCGGGCCGCTCGGCATGCACGACACCCGGTATCTTCCGCCGGCCAAGGCGTGCGGCCCGCATATCATCCGGGGAGCCGCGATCGCCTGGGCGCCGAACGGCGAGCCGACGACGGAGTACCACGAATGGACTTGGCGCACAACACTTTTGCCGCGCATCGCGCCGACTGCACGTGACGAGGAAAGCAGGGACGACCCGAGCAAGAACCCGGATTACTATGCCCTGCTGCGGGGTACGGTGCACGACCCGACGGCCCGCCGGATGGGCGGCGTGGCCGGCAACGCCGGCGTGTTCTCCACGGCGCACGACGTCGGCGTCTATGCGCAGGCCCTGCTGGATCGGCTGGCCGGGCGCCCGAGTGACTTTCCACTGCAGCAGGACACTGTCGAGCTGATGACGACCCCGCAGCAACCGGGCCATGACCCCCGACAACTGGAAGCGGCCAACCGTGCCGCCCGGTCAGGCACGCCGAACTATCCGGCGATCAAGGGGCAGAACCTGTTCGGGTTCGGCTGGGACATCGACACCGGCTACTCCAGGCCGCGGGGACGCGTCTTTCCCATCGGCAGCTTCGGCAACACCGGATTCACCGGAACCACGCTGTGGATGGACCCGGGCTCGGACACCTACGTGATCCTGCTGTCCAACTCGATCCACCTGCGGGGCAGCCCGCCGATCTCGAATCTGCGCGGTGACGTGGCCACCGCCGCCGCCCGGGCCCTACACCTTTACGGCGCCGCCCCGCCGTAGCGCTGAAGACCCAAAAGCTATGCGTCCGGCTCCATTTCAAGCAGCCGCAATGGATGCAGGCCGTCGACCGCGCCGACGAACGGCGGGTGGATGCTGTAGCCCAGCATGCGGCGAATGTCGTCGGAGACCGTCCGCGCGATGTCGCGCGGCACCGACAGGGTGAAGGCCTCCATCGGCCGCAGCCACGGTTGGCAGTACTGGGCGGTGACGGCGAGGCGATCGCGGTCGGTGGTGTTGGCGCCGCCGCCGTGCCACAACGTCCCGACGAACAAGACGCAAGAACCGGCGGGCATCACGACGGGTATCGCCTCGTCGTCCGGGCCCGGCCGGCGCTTGCCCCAGCGGTGGCTGCCCGGGTAGAGCACGGTGGCGCCGTTGTCGGCGGTGAACTCGTCGATCGCCCAGATGGTGGCCGCCGCCAACGGGGCCCGCGGCCGCGGAACCGGGTAGAAGCCGTCGTCGTGGTGCGCCAGCTGCGCGGCCTCGCCGGGCTGAATGTTGATGGCCTGCAACGCCGAAAGCAGATAGTTGGGCATCAGCAACCGGTCGAGCACCGCGAGCACCCGGGCATGGTCGACCAGCCGATCACACACTCGGGTGCGGCTCAGCACGCTGTAGACGCGCTGGGTGCGCCGGCCCTCGAACGAGTTGCGCCCGGTGTGCCCGAGCCAGGGCCGCACGGTCTCGCGAATCTGCGCGCACTGCTCGGTGCTGAGCAGGTTCTCCCAGATGACGTAGCCGTCGCGGTCGAGTGCGGCCATGTCGGTCCCGACGATCGCGCTGTCCACCGAACTCCCGCCGGTCGGCGTCCGCTTGTACCGTTGCGCCAGATCGCCCCTGAGGTCCTCCAGCGTGGTCACGGATTCGTCGTCGATGCTCATGTTGCTCGTCCTTAGTCCGCCGGCGCTGCTGTCCACAGTAGGCCGGGTTCGGCCCGACCCCCACCCGAATCGCCGCGGGTCAGCCCCGCCGGCCGGTGATGAGCCGCTGCACGCTGCGCGTCAGCGACCGGGGAACGTGGTCGGGGTCCATCAGCTCGTTTTCGGCCAGCGGGCCGGCCTCGTTGGCCACGGTGCGCTCGGTGAACGGCCGCAACGTCTTGCCGTCGCCGCGAAGTTCCTCGACCGCGGCCAGCAGCGACCCGCGATCGGCGATCGCCTCCTGCAGGGTGGCGACCGGTACACCGAGATGCTCGGCCACCAATTCGTTTCGCACCGAGGTGATTTCGCGCCGCACGTCGTCGTGCTGCGAGCCGCGCGCCTCGATGGCCACGTCGCATTCGCTGTCGAACCCCATCGACCGGTTGTTGAAATTCGACGAGCCGATGCGCAACAGCCGATCGTCGACCGCCAGCACCTTCGAGTGGATGTAGATCGGCGCACCGCCGTCGGTCACCGGCCAGTAGACACCGAGGCGATGGTGCTCGTCGGCGTCCCACAGCAGTCGGATCAGGCGGTGGCGCGCGCTGTCCATGGTTCCGCGTTCCAGCGGGTTGTTGCCTTTGCGCGCGAGCACGATGACGATCTGCGGGCCGTGTTCCTCGCGCAGCCGCTGCGCCAGCGCCTGGGCAATGGTTCGCGACGCCAGGTATTGGTTTTCCACATAGATGGTGTCGCGGGCTGCCGCGATGGCGGCCAGGTT encodes the following:
- a CDS encoding phage major capsid protein — translated: MNKQLNKENRKMAIQVTSGNAALLQSQVADLLVQPLAQQSTFLAAGPRIFDTPNPLRIPRIASGVSAGFVGEGAQISDRSVSFDEIDLLPSTLKSLKLLVRFSNEMVRQSVVPLNATLQSTLVTNVAQALDAALYDGTGTSNTVKGIFQQTGIATGTLELTDADSLIDGLATAQGNKVNPTHWVMTSASFSALRKLKVGTDDKRYIFDPSTIQNGTAFRLLGLPVIITDNIPAVSTKARVALVDFSLVAVARDVDAEVKILDQTWGDYDSVGIRVVTRYDVGLLHPQAVTVLTEVGS
- a CDS encoding Imm63 family immunity protein, with product MLVGLRTNDGLNVYVADDGSYHFTFYERGQLGFDRVGNLDDLLYWYTQSVVTGQAAKSVGDRAERFKYEYQVLSALNSEWAKRNVRETAELFRRYGQPEDISLLPDIGEPL
- a CDS encoding class I SAM-dependent methyltransferase, which produces MTDPLWTAYAEKVDKVDGWFFEADVELFSHLLARQTAEGISGDMLEIGTYQGKSAILMGYGLRDDEELVICDLFEAVVDHTHGSPSSRDQYSGLDQQQFLANWDRFHTRRPIIEVCESSQLDLGERALRLAHIDGCHAYPCVAHDIELAVRHTADRGVVVLDDYRGVETPGVAAAVWQAVGNGVLFPFAATYMKLYACASPADQHYWLEQVRGRGDICAFPDFEFPSYRSISEAQLRPLDR
- a CDS encoding glycosyltransferase codes for the protein MRFALATMGTRGDVEPFATIGRELQRRGHEVRMAVPPNYIRFVESAGLSAVPHGPDQVKQNEDIVRKYGTAPNPMFLAWVISEDLKRLWPSLGTALTSLADGADLLLTDTSEHGLAANVAEYYDIPAATLHYYPSGGAAQLTQEAESAQRRALGLSGPTAPAARRPMELQAYDEFFFPGLAAEWAQCEVRRPFVGALTLALPTEADDEVLSWIAAGTPPIYFGFGSSARVASPGDVIAMISAACAELGQRALICSGVSDLTQIPTGDHVKAVSAVNHSTVFPACRAVVHHGGPGTTFAGIRAGVPSLVLAVSVDQPLWAAVINQLEVGIGRYFSETTPDSLVADLRSVLDPRYVARTRAVAARMRTPAESASAAADVLEDAARQGSCG
- a CDS encoding DUF2505 domain-containing protein, which gives rise to MSRSIDVSTESPASVEQIHAAFGREDYWLARIAPAAATTTLDSLVVDGDGTVTVRVTQHLGRQLLPGAVAKFVRGDVKIVQTETWRRDGDGQVRGQVDVSASGGLGSGRAESWLEPAEDGGSRLRSAVRVEVKIPLVGHKLEKTIGADLAKGIPEMLRFTTTWIDENA
- a CDS encoding M15 family metallopeptidase; translated protein: MGAAAQGGNKRAGAPSLLPGGRWAAVLAGAVMLAQCTASSAAADPTVRPVTAAELGASWHPGCPVEPGQLRRVDVDHIGFDGQTHRGELIVHQDLAPQVVTIFARLYRLGFPIEKIRTVDHYRDADDELSMEDDNTSAFNCRGIPGSDRWSQHAYGRAIDLNPRLNPCLYPTGAFQPQNAEDFLDRDRTDPGLLHDGDPAVRAFTDSGWRWGGQWTAPVDYQHFERP
- a CDS encoding serine hydrolase domain-containing protein, translating into MPGHPSVRNVLVLATILLTLVAASSTGRVVHTSPSEAPPASMTPHASLVPESTSPAEDFTTISKLVNDAIAARGLPGAVVMVGHGGKVVFHQAYGSRKLAGEPGLDGAPAPAEPMTEDTIFDLASLTKCLATAVAVMQLYEQGKVAFDDPVQKYLPDFNTTNDPQRAKVTIRMLLTNTSGEGIDVSLRDPWGLAGPDKAEGIHRALTTPLQSAPAGEFRYSDINYLLLGALLEKITGEDEDDYVQHHVFGPLGMHDTRYLPPAKACGPHIIRGAAIAWAPNGEPTTEYHEWTWRTTLLPRIAPTARDEESRDDPSKNPDYYALLRGTVHDPTARRMGGVAGNAGVFSTAHDVGVYAQALLDRLAGRPSDFPLQQDTVELMTTPQQPGHDPRQLEAANRAARSGTPNYPAIKGQNLFGFGWDIDTGYSRPRGRVFPIGSFGNTGFTGTTLWMDPGSDTYVILLSNSIHLRGSPPISNLRGDVATAAARALHLYGAAPP
- a CDS encoding phytanoyl-CoA dioxygenase family protein, whose protein sequence is MSIDDESVTTLEDLRGDLAQRYKRTPTGGSSVDSAIVGTDMAALDRDGYVIWENLLSTEQCAQIRETVRPWLGHTGRNSFEGRRTQRVYSVLSRTRVCDRLVDHARVLAVLDRLLMPNYLLSALQAINIQPGEAAQLAHHDDGFYPVPRPRAPLAAATIWAIDEFTADNGATVLYPGSHRWGKRRPGPDDEAIPVVMPAGSCVLFVGTLWHGGGANTTDRDRLAVTAQYCQPWLRPMEAFTLSVPRDIARTVSDDIRRMLGYSIHPPFVGAVDGLHPLRLLEMEPDA